The following are from one region of the Capsicum annuum cultivar UCD-10X-F1 chromosome 1, UCD10Xv1.1, whole genome shotgun sequence genome:
- the LOC107874110 gene encoding uncharacterized protein LOC107874110 encodes MKKPGGAEKKKVKRSPSGVANTTPLRKQGAKKDVFQLFAEKVRDHKGLVSRWAVLQETRVEYFRGKDFVSFVKNHSELKDILESDGSLEPEDIANTLLKKNLLVRCDRVVKTVRPGKKKLSSWPAHLEIYHDQVFSENDAFFAWTFVKRRPLWQTLLSFFWPVLTLAICLFPVYPHWAKLLILYTCAGLLLLILCLLFIRALIFGAIWVLLGKRVWFFPNILAEEATLQDLFQFWPQKDEGERPKWTARLFYAIVAAVVILVLKHHAPDEAARARYHKRVSNIIDDVLEWSPRQALSGMMETVVNVTDSNDNATDDSKAGSEKVAFTDDLDEVESEDVTGNVDDSDHQRRDL; translated from the exons ATGAAGAAACCCGGCGGAGCAGAGAAGAAGAAGGTGAAACGATCCCCCTCTGGTGTCGCTAATACCACTCCTCTCAGG AAACAAGGCGCGAAGAAGGACGTTTTCCAGCTATTTGCCGAGAAAGTAAGAGACCATAAAGGCTTGGTGTCTCGTTGGGCTGTCCTGCAGGAAACTCGGGTCGAGTATTTCAGGGGAAAAGATTTTGTCTCTTTTGTGAAAAATCATTCAGAACTCAAAGATATACTAGAGTCAGATGGAAGTTTGGAGCCTGAAGATATTGCCAACACGCTgcttaaaaaaaatcttttagtcCGCTGTGATCGTGTGGTGAAAACTGTTCGGCCTGGGAAGAAAAAACTATCTTCTTGGCCAGCACATTTAGAGATATACCAT GACCAAGTATTTTCTGAAAATGACGCCTTTTTTGCATGGACATTTGTGAAAAGAAGACCCCTATGGCAGACACTTCTCTCATTTTTCTGGCCGGTGTTAACACTAGCAATTTGCTTGTTTCCTGTTTATCCCCATTGGGCCAAATTGCTTATACTATACACATGTGCTGGTCTCCTCCTCCTGATACTTTGTCTGCTATTCA TAAGAGCTTTGATCTTTGGAGCTATTTGGGTACTTCTTGGGAAGCGTGTATGGTTTTTCCCCAACATTCTTGCTGAGGAAGCAACACTGCAAGATTTGTTCCAGTTTTGGCCTCAGAAAGATGAAGGCGAGCGACCCAAGTGGACAGCAAGGCTTTTCTATGCAATAGTAGCTGCGGTTGTTATTTTAGTGTTGAAGCATCATGCTCCTGACGAGGCTGCAAGAGCCAG GTATCACAAGCGAGTTTCCAACATTATCGATGATGTGCTTGAGTGGTCTCCTAGACAGGCTTTGTCAGGAATGATGGAAACCGTGGTCAATGTGACAGACTCAAATGATAATGCAACTGATGATAGCAAAGCTGGCAGTGAAAAAGTTGCTTTCACAGATGACTTAGACGAAGTAGAGAGTGAAGATGTTACTGGAAATGTAGACGATAGCGATCATCAACGACGTGACTTGTAA